The following are encoded together in the Chanodichthys erythropterus isolate Z2021 chromosome 16, ASM2448905v1, whole genome shotgun sequence genome:
- the acot11a gene encoding acyl-coenzyme A thioesterase 11 isoform X1: protein MASKSNLTDNLHDLHLEDEGQHRNRSEVKMSQIVLPCHANHCGELSIGQLLKWMDCTACLSAERHAGCPCVTASVDDIYFEHTIGVGQVVNIKAKVNRAFNSSMEVGIEVSCEDLYSGRHWRVCQAFATFVARRTDGNKVQLKQVVPCTHKEQVEHSLAAERRRMRLVHHDIMQDLLNNKTFQRSISDENRDEDEAVPTERTRVESVELVLPPHANHQVNTFGGQIMAWMENVATIAASRLCNAHPTMRTIDMFYFRGPSQVGDRLVLKAIVNNTFKNSMEVGVCAEAYHGEEPLRHINSAFMTFEVLDEKGRPRPLPPIKPEPQEGQRRYQEALARKKIRLDRKYIISCKQTEVPLSVPWDPSNQVYLSFNNVSALKMLAAKNNWELSSKKSHQVRLYTVEESQSLCFRVEFEMEIPAQRAFTLLSDLNRRQEWDQHYTLCELLIKVDEDDSIYRVVTPSVSEGGKVQEFILLASRRPPCNSGDPYVIALRSVALPTHPPTEGFNRGEVVCAGFTIYEVSKSVSKISYYNQASPEVMPYISTDIAGLSSSFYSIFCACSQYLLDNIVSTPTFTSST, encoded by the exons ATGGCATCAAAGTCCAATCTTACGGACAATCTGCATGACCTTCATCTGGAGGATGAAGGGCAGCATCGCAACCGTTCAGAGGTGAAGATGAGCCAGATAGTGCTGCCCTGCCATGCCAACCACTGCGGAGAACTGAGCATCGGACAGCTGCTCAAATGGATGGACTGCACAGCATGTCTGTCTG CGGAGAGACACGCTGGATGCCCGTGTGTGACGGCTTCTGTTGATGACATCTACTTCGAGCACACCATTGG TGTTGGACAAGTGGTCAACATTAAAGCCAAAGTCAACAGGGCCTTCAACTCAAGCATGGAG gtGGGGATAGAAGTCAGCTGTGAGGACCTGTACAGTGGCCGTCATTGGAGAGTGTGTCAGGCATTTGCCACATTCGTCGCCAGACGCACAGATGGAAACAAG GTGCAGCTGAAGCAGGTTGTGCCCTGCACACACAAAGAGCAAGTGGAGCACAGTTTAGCAGCTGAGAGGAGGAGGATGAGACTTGTTCACCATGACATCATGCAGGACTTGCTCAACAACAAGACCTTTCAGAGAAGTATCAGTGACG AGAACCGTGATGAAGATGAGGCTGTGCCTACAGAAAGAACAAGAGTGGAAAGTGTCGAGCTGGTACTTCCTCCTCATGCCAATCACCAGGTCAACACATTCGGAGGCCAGATTATGGCCTGGATGGAAAATGTCGCTACTATTGCAGCCAG TCGTTTATGCAATGCTCATCCTACTATGAGGACCATAGACATGTTTTACTTCAGAGGCCCATCCCAGGTTGGAGATCGTTTGGTTCTGAAAGCCATTGTCAATAACACATTCAAGAACAG TATGGAGGTAGGCGTCTGTGCAGAAGCCTATCACGGAGAGGAACCTCTGAGGCACATTAACAGTGCCTTCATGACGTTTGAGGTGCTGGATGAAAAAGGAAGGCCACGTCCACTGCCTCCCATAAAACCTGAACCTCAG GAGGGACAGAGGAGATACCAGGAGGCTCTTGCCAGGAAGAAGATTCGACTTGATAG GAAATACATCATCTCATGTAAGCAGACTGAAGTGCCACTGTCTGTCCCATGGGACCCTAGTAATCAG GTGTATCTGAGCTTCAATAATGTGTCGGCCCTGAAAATGCTTGCAGCCAAAAACAACTGGGAACTCAGCTCAAAGAAGAGCCAT CAGGTGAGGCTGTATACAGTAGAGGAGAGTCAGAGTCTGTGTTTTAGGGTGGAGTTTGAGATGGAAATCCCAGCACAAAGGGCCTTCACCCTTCTCTCAGATCTCAACCGCAGACAGGAATGGGACCAACACTACAC TCTGTGTGAGCTGCTCATTAAGGTCGATGAGGACGATTCCATCTATCGAGTTGTTACTCCATCGGTTAGTGAAGGAGGAAAAGTTCAGGAATTCATTTTACTGGCTTCTAGAAGACCGCCTTGTAATAGCGG GGATCCGTATGTTATTGCCTTACGATCAGTTGCTCTACCCACTCATCCACCCACAGAGGGGTTCAACAGGGGTGAGGTGGTCTGTGCTGGGTTTACCATTTATGAGGTGTCGAAAAGTGTCTCAAAG ATTTCCTACTATAATCAGGCCAGTCCAGAAGTGATGCCGTACATCTCCACTGACATCGCAGGCCTCTCATCTAGTTTCTACTCAATATTCTGTGCTTGCAGCCAGTATCTGCTGGACAACATAGTCAGCACACCTACATTCACCTCTTCTACATGA
- the acot11a gene encoding acyl-coenzyme A thioesterase 11 isoform X2, with translation MASKSNLTDNLHDLHLEDEGQHRNRSEVKMSQIVLPCHANHCGELSIGQLLKWMDCTACLSAERHAGCPCVTASVDDIYFEHTIGVGQVVNIKAKVNRAFNSSMEVGIEVSCEDLYSGRHWRVCQAFATFVARRTDGNKVQLKQVVPCTHKEQVEHSLAAERRRMRLVHHDIMQDLLNNKTFQRSISDENRDEDEAVPTERTRVESVELVLPPHANHQVNTFGGQIMAWMENVATIAASRLCNAHPTMRTIDMFYFRGPSQVGDRLVLKAIVNNTFKNSMEVGVCAEAYHGEEPLRHINSAFMTFEVLDEKGRPRPLPPIKPEPQEGQRRYQEALARKKIRLDRKYIISCKQTEVPLSVPWDPSNQVYLSFNNVSALKMLAAKNNWELSSKKSHVRLYTVEESQSLCFRVEFEMEIPAQRAFTLLSDLNRRQEWDQHYTLCELLIKVDEDDSIYRVVTPSVSEGGKVQEFILLASRRPPCNSGDPYVIALRSVALPTHPPTEGFNRGEVVCAGFTIYEVSKSVSKISYYNQASPEVMPYISTDIAGLSSSFYSIFCACSQYLLDNIVSTPTFTSST, from the exons ATGGCATCAAAGTCCAATCTTACGGACAATCTGCATGACCTTCATCTGGAGGATGAAGGGCAGCATCGCAACCGTTCAGAGGTGAAGATGAGCCAGATAGTGCTGCCCTGCCATGCCAACCACTGCGGAGAACTGAGCATCGGACAGCTGCTCAAATGGATGGACTGCACAGCATGTCTGTCTG CGGAGAGACACGCTGGATGCCCGTGTGTGACGGCTTCTGTTGATGACATCTACTTCGAGCACACCATTGG TGTTGGACAAGTGGTCAACATTAAAGCCAAAGTCAACAGGGCCTTCAACTCAAGCATGGAG gtGGGGATAGAAGTCAGCTGTGAGGACCTGTACAGTGGCCGTCATTGGAGAGTGTGTCAGGCATTTGCCACATTCGTCGCCAGACGCACAGATGGAAACAAG GTGCAGCTGAAGCAGGTTGTGCCCTGCACACACAAAGAGCAAGTGGAGCACAGTTTAGCAGCTGAGAGGAGGAGGATGAGACTTGTTCACCATGACATCATGCAGGACTTGCTCAACAACAAGACCTTTCAGAGAAGTATCAGTGACG AGAACCGTGATGAAGATGAGGCTGTGCCTACAGAAAGAACAAGAGTGGAAAGTGTCGAGCTGGTACTTCCTCCTCATGCCAATCACCAGGTCAACACATTCGGAGGCCAGATTATGGCCTGGATGGAAAATGTCGCTACTATTGCAGCCAG TCGTTTATGCAATGCTCATCCTACTATGAGGACCATAGACATGTTTTACTTCAGAGGCCCATCCCAGGTTGGAGATCGTTTGGTTCTGAAAGCCATTGTCAATAACACATTCAAGAACAG TATGGAGGTAGGCGTCTGTGCAGAAGCCTATCACGGAGAGGAACCTCTGAGGCACATTAACAGTGCCTTCATGACGTTTGAGGTGCTGGATGAAAAAGGAAGGCCACGTCCACTGCCTCCCATAAAACCTGAACCTCAG GAGGGACAGAGGAGATACCAGGAGGCTCTTGCCAGGAAGAAGATTCGACTTGATAG GAAATACATCATCTCATGTAAGCAGACTGAAGTGCCACTGTCTGTCCCATGGGACCCTAGTAATCAG GTGTATCTGAGCTTCAATAATGTGTCGGCCCTGAAAATGCTTGCAGCCAAAAACAACTGGGAACTCAGCTCAAAGAAGAGCCAT GTGAGGCTGTATACAGTAGAGGAGAGTCAGAGTCTGTGTTTTAGGGTGGAGTTTGAGATGGAAATCCCAGCACAAAGGGCCTTCACCCTTCTCTCAGATCTCAACCGCAGACAGGAATGGGACCAACACTACAC TCTGTGTGAGCTGCTCATTAAGGTCGATGAGGACGATTCCATCTATCGAGTTGTTACTCCATCGGTTAGTGAAGGAGGAAAAGTTCAGGAATTCATTTTACTGGCTTCTAGAAGACCGCCTTGTAATAGCGG GGATCCGTATGTTATTGCCTTACGATCAGTTGCTCTACCCACTCATCCACCCACAGAGGGGTTCAACAGGGGTGAGGTGGTCTGTGCTGGGTTTACCATTTATGAGGTGTCGAAAAGTGTCTCAAAG ATTTCCTACTATAATCAGGCCAGTCCAGAAGTGATGCCGTACATCTCCACTGACATCGCAGGCCTCTCATCTAGTTTCTACTCAATATTCTGTGCTTGCAGCCAGTATCTGCTGGACAACATAGTCAGCACACCTACATTCACCTCTTCTACATGA